The genomic window ATGAGACTACAGGTATTGAGTTGTTCTTTTAGGATAAAATCCTGGGCCCCAGCCTCAACCGCTTTTGTAGCTAATTCTTCAGATTCCGATGGCACCAGCACAATGAGGGGAACATTGGGGGCTTGGGAATGAACACTCCGAAAGGTTTCAAACCCTTGGGAATCGGGTAAAGCCAGATCAAGTAAAATCACGCTTAAATCATCATCCCTTAGCTGAAGGAGGCCTTTGGAAAGTCGATCCGTACAATGCAGATCAAATAAGGCAACCCCAAACTCATCCGGTACATCTGCCACCAACCGGGGGTTTTGATCTTTATTTTCAATAACCAAGAGCTTTAAGGGACGGTCATTCATGAAATGAAACCCTTGTTTTTCGCAAACAAATCTGTTGAAAAAAGACAATCCAGTCCATCTCATTTATCGGTGGTTTTTATTATAAACTTCAGTGGATTTTACGAAGGTTGCACCACGTGATCAAAAATCGTATTTCAAGTGCACATTCAGGAAAGAAGCAACTTGTTAGAAAAATTGAAATGAGGGAACTCCCCAAAAGAGCAGAATCAATTTATTAAAAAAAATTTCGTTTTTTCCGATAAAGGGGAGAAAAATTCGGAAAAAACTAAGGCACTTTCTCTTTTTTTCCTTTTATTTCCTGGTTTATTCGATGGGAAATCCAATTATCAAGACTATTTTATTCAAACCGCCATTGACCCCCGATCTTAAAAGCGGGAATGGTCCCTTCCTCCACCAACCGGTAAATGGTTTTTACACTAAGAGAAAGATAACCGGCAACTTCCTTCACCGTCATCATTTTTGGGCGGGTTTTCATACGCTG from Nitrospiria bacterium includes these protein-coding regions:
- a CDS encoding helix-turn-helix domain-containing protein translates to MKTRPKMMTVKEVAGYLSLSVKTIYRLVEEGTIPAFKIGGQWRFE